One genomic window of Sporocytophaga myxococcoides DSM 11118 includes the following:
- a CDS encoding DUF1569 domain-containing protein, which produces MKSVFEKATREELIQRINSLGHNNKAKWGKMNVYQMLKHCALWEEMVLFNRRYKRPFTGLLLGRFFLKNEMKGKPMRPNNPTIPELMVRDTSGDIAKEKSRWISLIQMYESYNFPDNSFIHPFFGKMTKEQIGYHAYKHSDHHLRQFGV; this is translated from the coding sequence TTGAAATCTGTATTTGAAAAAGCAACAAGAGAGGAATTGATTCAAAGGATCAATTCTCTAGGCCATAATAATAAAGCTAAGTGGGGTAAAATGAATGTTTATCAGATGCTGAAACATTGTGCGCTTTGGGAAGAAATGGTATTATTTAATAGGAGATATAAACGACCTTTTACAGGTCTTTTGCTAGGTAGGTTTTTTCTGAAAAATGAAATGAAAGGTAAGCCCATGAGGCCTAACAATCCTACTATTCCAGAATTGATGGTAAGGGACACGTCTGGTGATATTGCAAAAGAAAAGTCCAGGTGGATTTCTCTGATACAAATGTATGAATCATATAATTTTCCTGACAATAGTTTTATTCATCCTTTCTTCGGCAAGATGACCAAAGAACAAATAGGTTACCATGCATATAAACATAGTGATCACCATCTGAGACAGTTTGGAGTTTAA
- a CDS encoding VOC family protein, translated as MITKLTHVCIYVLDQDSAYDFYVNKLGFKVHTDVPMGPGMRWLTVCPPEQPELELTLFPVVEGSTFNKETVKIMTDLVKKGTFGAGVFTCKDLLATYEELKSKGVVFKKAPTKEFYGFEALFVDDSGNWFSLSQLN; from the coding sequence ATGATTACAAAATTGACACATGTCTGCATTTATGTCCTGGATCAGGATAGCGCATATGATTTTTATGTAAATAAACTTGGGTTTAAAGTGCACACAGACGTACCCATGGGGCCAGGTATGAGATGGCTTACTGTTTGTCCTCCCGAACAACCTGAACTTGAACTTACGCTATTCCCCGTTGTAGAAGGAAGTACATTTAACAAGGAAACAGTTAAAATAATGACTGACCTTGTGAAAAAAGGTACGTTTGGTGCCGGAGTCTTTACATGCAAAGATCTGCTTGCTACCTATGAAGAGCTGAAATCTAAAGGTGTTGTTTTTAAAAAGGCGCCCACCAAGGAATTCTATGGCTTTGAAGCCTTGTTTGTTGATGATTCAGGCAATTGGTTTTCACTTTCTCAACTAAACTGA
- a CDS encoding helix-turn-helix transcriptional regulator: MKKDQYPKMYLYKRIVQAKLYIVNHYANNIDLNDISDEAYFSKFHFIRLFKSIYGKTPHQYLTKVRIDNARLLLAKEISISEACSIVGFDSVSTFTGLFKKIVGVTPAAFKQQQILRNSEISTNPLCFIPNCFAETHGWSKKSNFEEESL, encoded by the coding sequence ATGAAAAAAGATCAATATCCGAAAATGTATTTATACAAAAGGATCGTTCAGGCGAAGCTCTATATAGTTAATCATTATGCTAATAATATTGACCTTAATGACATATCGGACGAAGCATATTTTTCAAAATTTCATTTTATAAGACTGTTTAAAAGTATTTATGGTAAAACTCCTCATCAGTATTTAACAAAGGTCAGGATAGACAATGCCAGGCTGCTATTAGCAAAAGAAATATCGATCTCTGAGGCTTGCTCTATAGTCGGCTTTGACAGTGTGAGCACCTTTACCGGACTTTTTAAAAAGATTGTAGGTGTAACCCCTGCTGCATTCAAACAGCAACAAATTCTTCGAAATTCGGAAATCTCAACAAACCCTCTATGTTTTATCCCTAACTGCTTTGCAGAGACCCATGGTTGGTCAAAAAAAAGCAATTTTGAAGAAGAGTCTTTGTAA
- a CDS encoding fibronectin type III domain-containing protein encodes MLNSLKFFIVALVFTFSLVSCVKDDSPDPIIAKDIQVTSSSTAEAITLSWKPVSGVSWYTIYITKKGESAREIGPYQNLINDPITYKIADLEPNTAYDIKLEGKDYAYGGNVLAVHNLTVSTLVK; translated from the coding sequence ATGTTAAATTCATTAAAGTTTTTTATTGTAGCGCTTGTTTTTACTTTTTCATTGGTTTCTTGTGTGAAGGATGATTCACCTGATCCTATAATTGCTAAAGACATACAAGTTACCTCAAGCTCCACAGCAGAGGCTATTACTCTAAGTTGGAAACCAGTAAGCGGTGTTTCCTGGTATACAATTTATATTACAAAAAAAGGAGAAAGCGCTAGAGAGATTGGCCCCTATCAGAATCTTATTAATGATCCAATTACATATAAAATCGCAGATCTGGAACCAAATACTGCTTATGATATAAAACTTGAGGGAAAAGATTATGCATATGGTGGAAATGTTCTGGCCGTTCATAACCTTACAGTATCCACGTTGGTCAAATAA